A genomic window from Nicotiana sylvestris chromosome 11, ASM39365v2, whole genome shotgun sequence includes:
- the LOC138881222 gene encoding uncharacterized protein, which translates to MLVYGTEAVIPTEVEIPSLRIIHEAELDDAELVKSRCEQLPRIDKKRMNAVYHGQLYHNRMYRDFNKGVKPRQFKPGQLVLKKIFPRQDEAKGKFSPNCQGPYMVHRF; encoded by the coding sequence atgttggtttatggtacggaagcagtcattcccaccgaagtagaaattccctccctaaggatcatacatgaagctgagctcgacgatgcagaattGGTGAAGAGTCGTTGCGAACAACTACCTCGTATAGAcaaaaagagaatgaatgcagtttaccatggtcagctttatcataacagaatgtaCAGAGACTTCAATAAaggagtcaagccaagacaattcaaaccagggcagctggtattaaagaagattttcccgcgtcaagatgaagccaaagggaaattctctcccaactgtcagggtccgtacatggttcaccggttCTAA